Proteins found in one Nocardia brasiliensis ATCC 700358 genomic segment:
- a CDS encoding monodechloroaminopyrrolnitrin synthase PrnB family protein — protein sequence MPSSRLQSRPLTRMDNPYAINIDELSCRQVARRDPLAADAVLANLPVMNAAADLRQLATMFRELLSRAREVELPEIADRLAAMRDVGMLMSSLRRHGVEPLDAVPEAAGVLLAWGHSAGMVPRDTVLHYGAWNPRGKRQRMFLGEQQENVVLDAVRVSTLLISEIAPQLAGLAELHPDDTAFGEICHAAADQLETLPQLMSGLYRTVDPIEFYAARLRPFMADVVVADRSYYGPAAVHVPLYLIDRLVWSSDHGGVGMTYFQDDLLNYGLPRWRRMFEHTADAESLVTRLVREFDRPDGPPSTKAAYAMDGVIRILDGLVTFRTKHGMLARAAYTDGTRYAMGIAGVSPAVLDHVLALTRRCANWARTRRRGART from the coding sequence ATGCCGAGCTCGAGACTGCAGTCACGGCCGCTGACCAGGATGGACAATCCTTATGCGATAAACATCGATGAATTGTCTTGCCGACAGGTGGCGCGCCGCGATCCGCTCGCCGCCGACGCGGTGCTGGCGAATCTTCCGGTAATGAATGCGGCGGCCGATCTACGCCAGCTCGCGACCATGTTCCGCGAGTTGCTGTCCCGGGCGCGCGAGGTCGAGTTACCGGAAATAGCCGATCGGCTGGCGGCGATGCGGGACGTCGGCATGCTCATGTCTTCTTTGCGCAGACACGGTGTCGAGCCGCTCGATGCCGTGCCCGAAGCAGCCGGCGTCTTGCTCGCATGGGGCCATTCGGCGGGCATGGTGCCCCGGGACACCGTGCTGCACTACGGCGCGTGGAATCCGCGGGGGAAGCGCCAGCGGATGTTCCTCGGCGAGCAGCAGGAAAACGTCGTGCTCGATGCCGTCCGCGTGAGCACCCTGTTGATCAGCGAGATCGCGCCGCAGCTGGCGGGTTTGGCCGAACTGCACCCGGACGACACGGCTTTCGGCGAGATCTGCCATGCGGCAGCCGATCAGTTGGAGACCCTGCCGCAGTTGATGAGCGGTCTCTACCGCACCGTCGATCCGATCGAGTTCTACGCCGCTCGATTGCGGCCGTTCATGGCGGATGTGGTGGTGGCCGACCGCTCGTACTACGGACCCGCCGCCGTCCACGTGCCGCTGTATCTGATCGACCGGCTCGTCTGGTCGTCCGATCACGGCGGCGTCGGCATGACGTATTTCCAAGACGATCTGCTGAACTACGGACTCCCCCGGTGGCGGCGGATGTTCGAGCACACCGCGGACGCTGAATCATTGGTGACCCGGCTCGTCCGGGAATTCGACCGCCCCGACGGTCCCCCGTCGACCAAGGCGGCCTACGCCATGGACGGCGTCATCCGAATCCTGGACGGCCTGGTCACTTTTCGCACCAAACACGGCATGCTCGCCCGAGCCGCCTACACCGACGGCACGCGCTACGCCATGGGCATCGCGGGCGTCAGTCCCGCCGTCCTCGACCACGTCCTCGCCCTCACCCGCCGCTGCGCGAACTGGGCCCGCACCCGCCGCAGAGGCGCCCGCACCTGA
- a CDS encoding NB-ARC domain-containing protein — MNWSTLLSAGGSFAGIVAVLYVAVVGQVPLVQWLRSRRNVPPAQRIIHNLPQPLHHGLVDRVQELRCLVEQLTTASAHAVVAVVGFGGVGKTTLALEAAHQLFSRAGHSRPNQYDTFIWCSAQQYELLPSGIVQRRSAVQSIADVFRAIAITLERREILQAPLAEREHLVRTLLSQRRVLLIVDNIETIEADTILSFLRTMPSPTRALVTTRPELGWAYEIRLAEFGPTDTATLVAHELAAKGLDSSAELEAQVYDCSGGVALAAVWSAGQIAYGFDLEALREAVSNPDGDVVEYIFSNAIVRIRGTDGYRLIMAISLFPTDVARSTAFRVAGLDDAAGSAAARDLLKLSLVRVSDDRFSMLPLAHQFMAGEVSTDPSLSAELKSRMTDLLLDFVATGLGTDYWAPITRWLTNVQIERDIKAILQCVRWAVGDRRHDVVLRLGGVLVHHLWRIGMIDERKTVSEWCIAAAHELGLVEWETWLLIDGVGYILLTRRDDERALELLTRGHALAVSNGLADGEALAIAYLVQLAIGRDVDSDYSSDLGRAQALATLPPVRARVRAVQAYVAVAKRDWRDAAEMYRDVVDLRRASDGYDPPTQLALYGLMLALAGQLDEARPILARSRNHPRQTLEGRAYSGFGCAHLARNAGRPRRASRLTSEALADLRAMGTKGLEPEFEAFLANLRPWHPRNIVRFVRSARHLNR; from the coding sequence ATGAATTGGTCTACACTGCTCTCGGCTGGTGGTAGTTTCGCGGGCATTGTGGCGGTCCTCTATGTGGCGGTCGTTGGCCAGGTTCCGCTGGTGCAATGGCTGAGGTCGCGGCGGAACGTTCCACCGGCACAACGGATCATCCATAATCTCCCGCAGCCGTTGCATCACGGATTGGTCGACCGCGTGCAGGAACTGCGATGCCTGGTCGAGCAGTTGACCACCGCTTCTGCCCATGCGGTCGTTGCGGTAGTCGGCTTTGGTGGTGTTGGTAAAACCACCCTGGCCCTGGAAGCAGCTCATCAATTGTTCTCACGCGCCGGCCACAGCAGGCCTAATCAGTACGACACGTTCATATGGTGCTCCGCGCAGCAGTATGAACTGTTGCCAAGCGGGATCGTTCAGCGACGTTCCGCGGTGCAATCCATCGCGGATGTCTTTCGTGCGATCGCCATTACTTTGGAACGGCGGGAGATACTCCAGGCACCGCTGGCGGAACGAGAACATCTCGTTCGGACTCTGCTGAGCCAGCGGCGAGTCCTGTTGATCGTCGACAATATAGAGACGATCGAAGCAGACACGATCCTCTCGTTCCTGCGTACTATGCCCAGCCCGACCCGAGCCTTGGTGACCACTAGACCTGAACTCGGCTGGGCTTACGAGATCCGTCTTGCCGAGTTCGGCCCAACCGATACAGCGACACTGGTCGCGCATGAACTAGCGGCGAAGGGGCTGGACTCCTCGGCCGAGCTCGAAGCTCAGGTGTACGACTGCAGCGGCGGGGTCGCGTTGGCCGCGGTATGGAGTGCTGGACAGATCGCGTACGGATTCGACCTGGAAGCGCTACGAGAGGCAGTATCCAATCCGGATGGAGATGTCGTGGAGTACATATTTTCAAACGCGATAGTCAGGATACGGGGTACCGATGGCTATCGGCTCATCATGGCGATTTCGCTGTTCCCCACGGATGTTGCGCGCTCTACCGCATTCCGCGTCGCTGGTCTCGACGACGCGGCAGGTAGCGCTGCCGCGCGTGATTTGTTGAAACTCTCGCTGGTGCGTGTTTCGGACGATCGTTTCAGCATGCTCCCGTTGGCTCACCAGTTCATGGCAGGCGAGGTGTCGACGGATCCTTCGCTGTCCGCCGAGCTGAAGAGTCGTATGACTGATCTTCTTCTCGACTTCGTGGCAACGGGTCTCGGGACAGACTACTGGGCACCGATAACGCGATGGCTGACAAACGTGCAGATAGAGCGTGATATCAAGGCGATCCTCCAGTGTGTCCGATGGGCGGTCGGCGATAGAAGACACGACGTTGTGTTGCGGCTGGGTGGTGTGCTTGTACACCACTTGTGGCGGATCGGGATGATTGATGAGCGGAAGACGGTGTCGGAGTGGTGCATTGCCGCCGCGCATGAGCTCGGGTTGGTCGAATGGGAAACCTGGCTACTGATCGACGGCGTCGGATACATACTGCTGACGCGCCGCGATGACGAGCGCGCGTTGGAACTGCTGACCAGGGGCCATGCCCTCGCCGTATCGAACGGGTTGGCGGACGGCGAAGCTTTGGCGATCGCATACCTTGTGCAACTTGCCATTGGACGTGACGTCGACTCGGACTATTCCTCGGACCTGGGTCGGGCGCAGGCGCTGGCGACCCTGCCGCCGGTACGCGCGCGTGTTCGGGCAGTGCAGGCGTACGTCGCTGTCGCGAAACGAGATTGGCGCGATGCGGCTGAGATGTACCGGGATGTGGTGGATCTGCGCCGTGCGAGCGATGGCTACGATCCACCAACTCAACTGGCACTCTATGGGTTGATGCTGGCGCTGGCGGGACAACTCGACGAAGCGCGGCCGATTCTCGCACGGTCGAGGAACCACCCGCGGCAAACTCTGGAGGGACGCGCTTACTCTGGGTTCGGCTGTGCGCATCTCGCCAGGAATGCAGGGCGTCCGCGACGCGCGTCTCGATTGACGTCGGAAGCGCTCGCTGACCTTCGGGCTATGGGGACGAAAGGTCTGGAACCAGAGTTCGAGGCGTTTCTAGCCAACCTGCGACCTTGGCACCCTCGGAATATCGTGCGGTTTGTTCGTTCTGCCCGCCATTTGAATCGTTGA
- a CDS encoding glycosyltransferase family 4 protein, producing the protein MRVLLINHTPLEGSGSGTYTAGLRSSLRARGHAAAALVPNSADESSGADYTFDVPFGGFPSFTGHPASSVTYDALQPCELSKLVDTWTDVIGDVVHEFDPDIVHVQHFWIPFEATRRRGCAAVVTCHGSEIAMLRRHRFLHGRRYLSDIELPPIICVSRFVREQLTSEIAVPAGNGILLRNPYNATLFSPSDECVLGPVRVGFVGRLVPYKRADFFLRLASILLASRFADEFVVVGDGPCLMELRAMADRLGLSDFLKFRGSVPHEDMPDIYRSLAVLVTCAETEPFGLTAVEAAACGTPVVVPRSGGLGELEHDPFILGYEAGDLISAEFAIRQAVSAGGRLRSEGRLGRADHIRRNFGPTTYIYSLEEIYESVVRRSSKDKV; encoded by the coding sequence ATGCGCGTACTGCTGATCAACCACACTCCACTGGAAGGGTCCGGCAGCGGTACATACACAGCCGGCCTTCGCAGTTCGTTGCGTGCGCGCGGACACGCAGCCGCCGCTCTTGTTCCGAATTCGGCAGACGAGAGTTCCGGCGCAGATTACACGTTCGATGTTCCCTTTGGTGGATTCCCGTCATTCACAGGTCATCCCGCGAGTTCGGTAACCTACGATGCGCTGCAACCTTGCGAGTTGTCGAAGTTGGTTGATACGTGGACTGATGTGATCGGAGACGTTGTCCATGAGTTCGATCCGGATATTGTGCACGTCCAGCATTTTTGGATTCCGTTCGAGGCGACCCGACGGCGAGGGTGCGCGGCAGTTGTGACTTGTCATGGTTCCGAAATTGCCATGTTGCGTCGTCATCGTTTCTTGCACGGTCGTCGATATCTATCCGATATCGAACTCCCACCTATTATATGTGTTTCTAGGTTCGTTCGGGAGCAATTGACGTCGGAGATAGCGGTGCCCGCCGGTAATGGGATACTTCTGCGAAATCCGTACAACGCCACATTATTTTCGCCATCCGACGAATGTGTGCTCGGCCCTGTCCGAGTTGGATTCGTCGGTCGGCTCGTCCCGTACAAGCGAGCAGACTTCTTCCTCAGACTGGCGAGCATTCTTCTGGCCTCGAGATTCGCCGATGAATTCGTAGTAGTCGGTGACGGACCTTGCCTCATGGAATTGCGGGCAATGGCAGACCGTCTCGGACTCTCAGATTTTCTGAAATTTCGCGGAAGTGTGCCGCACGAAGACATGCCGGATATCTACCGCAGTTTGGCTGTTCTGGTTACCTGTGCGGAGACCGAGCCGTTCGGGCTCACTGCTGTCGAGGCGGCCGCCTGCGGCACACCCGTGGTAGTACCGCGCTCCGGTGGTCTCGGGGAGTTGGAACACGACCCGTTCATCCTGGGTTACGAGGCCGGGGATCTCATATCGGCTGAGTTTGCGATTCGGCAAGCTGTGTCGGCTGGTGGCCGACTCAGGTCCGAGGGTCGTCTGGGGCGAGCAGACCACATTCGCAGGAACTTCGGGCCGACTACCTACATCTATTCGCTCGAGGAGATCTATGAGTCCGTAGTGCGGCGCTCGAGCAAGGACAAGGTATGA
- a CDS encoding radical SAM protein — MLITIRNSATRSAIRAEFEQDLLRLQLGLDAHRAFETDIYVTNTCNLRCSYCYFYYEDYFSEASHHAKENVATETLRRLAEKLSGKTYCLVILGGEPFSRRDFGELLHHIRHQDIPSIRVSTNGLLLRRNKQLLPLIDTLTVSIDAMRTRQYPGQMTRLLGDLADLRQEFGDDLPTIVPSWTTASTDNFDRDVVPILDFCIENRFIMKFLPLKQDQHSDWAKEREVSLRAIEYAGPEFVTNDRKHSERLSNEFTQANCLVKGNQFYLDFEGNFLYPCDEYADQKVGSLLDSEVEDLVELGRQRYGEFPTSGSVCAHCPSGCHSDNSFILRNPTRQLQWLDGGTRL; from the coding sequence ATGCTCATCACTATCCGGAATTCAGCCACGCGATCCGCTATCCGAGCCGAATTTGAGCAGGACTTGCTGCGGTTGCAGCTCGGTCTTGATGCGCATCGCGCATTCGAAACGGATATTTATGTCACCAACACATGTAATTTGCGTTGCAGCTACTGCTACTTTTACTATGAGGACTATTTTTCGGAGGCGTCACACCACGCCAAGGAGAATGTAGCTACCGAGACACTTCGTCGGTTGGCCGAAAAACTTTCGGGTAAAACCTATTGCCTCGTGATCCTCGGTGGTGAACCGTTCAGTCGCCGGGACTTCGGTGAGTTACTGCACCATATCCGTCACCAAGATATTCCGTCCATACGGGTGAGTACGAATGGGCTCCTGCTCAGGCGGAACAAACAGCTTCTGCCCCTGATCGATACGCTGACGGTGAGTATCGACGCAATGCGGACTCGGCAGTACCCGGGGCAAATGACTCGGCTACTCGGTGATCTGGCTGATCTGCGGCAGGAGTTCGGCGACGATCTGCCAACTATTGTTCCTTCGTGGACAACAGCATCGACGGACAATTTCGATCGCGACGTCGTCCCGATTCTTGATTTCTGTATCGAGAACCGATTCATCATGAAATTTCTTCCCTTGAAACAGGATCAACATTCGGACTGGGCCAAGGAGCGGGAGGTTTCGCTTCGTGCAATCGAATACGCTGGTCCCGAGTTCGTAACCAACGATCGTAAGCACTCGGAGAGGCTCAGTAACGAGTTTACGCAGGCCAATTGTTTGGTAAAGGGCAATCAATTCTACCTGGACTTCGAGGGAAACTTCTTGTATCCGTGCGATGAGTACGCTGATCAAAAGGTCGGATCGCTGCTCGATTCGGAAGTTGAGGATCTGGTCGAACTGGGACGACAGCGGTATGGGGAGTTTCCCACCTCCGGGTCAGTGTGTGCGCACTGTCCGTCCGGATGTCATTCGGACAACTCGTTCATTCTCCGCAACCCGACTCGACAGCTGCAATGGCTCGATGGCGGTACTCGACTGTAA
- a CDS encoding cupin domain-containing protein, with protein sequence MDSDNPASFVGTVDDFRKRKGWFFGSFVDEPLLNSDLVEVAWQQLSDVRPSRDQAHFHEKTVEINILIRGRMRLTIDGVEHDLRQGQFYVIWPHSVVSDISTESDTELIVVRAPSIPADKVLVDGDQSGRE encoded by the coding sequence ATGGACAGCGACAACCCGGCATCGTTCGTCGGAACCGTGGATGATTTTCGTAAGCGTAAGGGTTGGTTCTTCGGATCGTTTGTTGACGAGCCGCTCCTGAACAGCGACCTGGTCGAGGTTGCCTGGCAGCAACTTTCCGACGTGCGTCCGAGTCGTGACCAGGCACACTTTCACGAGAAGACGGTCGAGATCAACATCCTTATCCGAGGGCGGATGCGGCTGACGATCGATGGCGTGGAACACGACCTTCGGCAAGGGCAGTTCTATGTTATCTGGCCACATTCCGTGGTATCCGATATCAGCACCGAATCGGATACCGAGCTAATTGTGGTTCGTGCGCCGAGCATTCCGGCAGACAAGGTCCTCGTAGATGGTGACCAGAGCGGGCGAGAGTAG
- a CDS encoding GntR family transcriptional regulator — protein sequence MDATEVGRVGAAAGSGGGRAEFALPDRLPKSYRVRTEIEAILGELHEGDPVPSERDLAVRFEVARETVRQALRDLLVEGRIRRQGRGTVVSRPKMVQPLSLRSYTEGAISYGRVPGRLLVSWDDVPADADVARDLAVPVGTSVMHLERVLLADGERIGLESTFLPLHRFADLRTSYDPTTSLYAAVRAAGVAFGRATERIETVLASPREAALLECTTALPLLLLHRRSVDTAGAPIERVRGLYRGDRIAFEAHLDE from the coding sequence ATGGACGCGACGGAGGTGGGCAGGGTCGGTGCCGCGGCGGGCAGTGGGGGCGGGCGCGCGGAGTTCGCGCTGCCGGACCGGCTGCCGAAGTCCTATCGGGTGCGCACCGAGATCGAGGCGATCCTCGGGGAACTGCACGAGGGGGATCCGGTTCCGTCCGAACGGGATCTGGCCGTTCGATTCGAGGTGGCGCGGGAAACGGTGCGGCAAGCACTGCGAGATCTGCTGGTGGAGGGGCGGATTCGCAGGCAAGGCCGGGGCACCGTCGTTTCTCGCCCGAAAATGGTGCAGCCGTTGTCGCTGCGCTCCTACACCGAGGGCGCGATCAGTTACGGCCGCGTGCCCGGCCGACTGCTCGTCAGCTGGGACGACGTGCCCGCCGATGCCGATGTGGCCCGTGATCTCGCTGTGCCCGTGGGTACCTCGGTCATGCACCTGGAGCGGGTGCTGCTCGCCGACGGCGAACGCATCGGGCTGGAGAGCACCTTCCTGCCGCTGCATCGGTTCGCCGACCTGCGCACCAGCTACGACCCCACCACCTCGCTGTACGCGGCGGTGCGCGCCGCGGGCGTCGCCTTCGGCCGCGCCACCGAACGCATCGAAACCGTCCTCGCCTCACCCCGCGAGGCGGCCCTGCTCGAATGCACCACGGCCCTGCCGCTGCTGCTCCTGCACCGCCGCAGCGTCGACACCGCCGGCGCACCCATCGAACGGGTCCGCGGTCTCTACCGCGGCGACCGCATCGCCTTCGAAGCCCATCTCGATGAGTAG
- a CDS encoding TIGR03364 family FAD-dependent oxidoreductase, translating into MRLVIIGGGILGTAHALAAVRRGHEVVQIERETEARGATVRNFGLVWVSGRAAGELELTLRSRQLWEELGGKVPGVGFRPAGSITLVRTPAELAVAEQAVADPSAEARGFALLEPAEVRAINPALRGKFLAGLHCSADAAVESRQALPAIRAYLAATGRYTFHAGTEARSVTDTAAGATVRDDQGRRFDADLVLVCPGAAHTGLARELAGVLPVRRVRLQMMQTAPLGEPLTTAIADGDSFRYYPGFAGAAVDTLNREQSQSATAAEHKMQLLCVQRLHGGLTIGDTHEYDEPFAFDVDEAPYEHLTAVTEELLGRALPQVVRRWAGVYSQSTDPTALVTRAAAGAHTWVVTGPGGRGMTLGPALGEETAELLNL; encoded by the coding sequence ATGCGATTGGTCATCATCGGCGGTGGGATCCTCGGCACCGCGCACGCCCTGGCCGCCGTCCGCCGCGGTCATGAGGTCGTGCAGATCGAGCGGGAGACCGAGGCGCGCGGCGCCACGGTCCGCAACTTCGGCCTGGTCTGGGTCTCCGGCCGGGCCGCGGGCGAACTCGAGCTGACCCTGCGATCCCGGCAGCTGTGGGAGGAACTGGGCGGCAAGGTCCCCGGCGTCGGATTCCGTCCCGCCGGATCGATCACGCTGGTGCGCACGCCCGCCGAGCTGGCGGTCGCCGAACAAGCCGTCGCGGACCCGTCGGCCGAGGCCCGTGGTTTCGCGTTGCTCGAGCCCGCCGAGGTACGCGCGATCAACCCTGCGCTGCGCGGCAAATTCCTTGCGGGGCTGCATTGTTCGGCCGACGCCGCAGTCGAGTCCCGACAGGCGCTGCCCGCGATCCGCGCCTACCTCGCGGCCACCGGCCGCTACACCTTCCACGCGGGTACCGAAGCCAGGTCGGTCACCGACACCGCCGCGGGCGCGACCGTGCGCGACGACCAGGGCCGCCGATTCGACGCGGACCTGGTGCTGGTCTGCCCCGGCGCGGCGCACACCGGGCTGGCCCGCGAGCTGGCCGGCGTGCTGCCGGTGCGCCGGGTCCGGTTGCAGATGATGCAGACCGCGCCGCTCGGCGAGCCGCTCACCACCGCCATCGCCGACGGCGACAGCTTCCGCTACTACCCCGGTTTCGCGGGTGCGGCGGTGGACACGCTGAATCGCGAGCAGTCCCAATCGGCGACCGCCGCGGAACACAAGATGCAGTTGCTCTGCGTGCAGCGCTTGCACGGCGGCCTGACCATCGGCGACACCCATGAATACGACGAGCCGTTCGCCTTCGACGTGGACGAGGCGCCCTATGAACATCTCACCGCGGTGACCGAGGAACTGCTCGGACGCGCACTGCCGCAGGTGGTTCGGCGCTGGGCGGGTGTGTACAGCCAGAGCACCGATCCCACCGCGCTCGTCACCCGCGCCGCCGCCGGAGCACACACCTGGGTCGTCACCGGCCCGGGCGGCCGCGGCATGACCCTCGGACCCGCACTCGGCGAGGAAACCGCCGAACTCCTGAATCTGTGA
- a CDS encoding phosphonatase-like hydrolase, protein MSDNTIQLVVLDMAGTTVADGGLVLRAFEAAATAAGIAAEGPEREAARTYVLDTMGQSKIAVFRALLGDEDRAQQANLAFEAAYEALIDEVEITPIPGAAAAIGKLRGAGIKVALTTGFSRSTRDRLLHALGWQDLADLTLAPADAGRGRPYPDLVLTALLRLQADAVDRVAVLGDTTSDIATGLAAGAQIVAGTLTGAHDEAQLRAAGATHVVASVVEFAELILAERS, encoded by the coding sequence TTGTCGGACAACACTATTCAATTGGTCGTGCTGGACATGGCGGGCACCACCGTGGCCGACGGCGGCCTGGTGCTGCGCGCGTTCGAGGCCGCTGCCACGGCGGCGGGCATCGCGGCCGAGGGGCCGGAGCGCGAGGCGGCCCGCACTTACGTGCTCGACACCATGGGCCAGTCCAAGATCGCCGTGTTCCGCGCACTGCTCGGTGACGAGGACCGCGCCCAGCAGGCCAACCTGGCCTTCGAGGCCGCGTACGAGGCGCTCATCGACGAGGTCGAGATCACCCCGATTCCCGGTGCCGCCGCGGCGATCGGCAAGCTGCGCGGCGCCGGCATCAAGGTCGCGCTCACCACCGGTTTCAGCCGCTCGACCCGGGACCGCCTGCTGCACGCGCTCGGCTGGCAGGACCTCGCCGACCTGACGCTGGCGCCCGCCGACGCCGGACGCGGACGCCCCTACCCCGACCTGGTGCTTACCGCTCTGCTGCGCCTACAGGCCGATGCGGTGGATCGGGTTGCGGTACTGGGCGATACGACCAGCGATATCGCCACCGGCCTGGCCGCGGGCGCACAGATCGTCGCGGGCACGCTCACCGGCGCGCACGACGAGGCGCAACTGCGCGCGGCGGGCGCCACCCACGTGGTGGCATCGGTCGTCGAATTCGCCGAACTGATCCTGGCCGAACGCTCCTGA
- a CDS encoding 2-aminoethylphosphonate ABC transporter substrate-binding protein: MRTSNTQTRLARRLSRAALLVAAVTTVAATAACGGTGTDSASGKTVTVYSADGVGSWYQNQFAEFKKQTGIAVNLVEAGSGEVVNRVDKEQANPQADVVVTLPPFIQKAKAAGLLQDSGVDTSAVPAADKDAEGKYVTLANNYLCFIANPAVDAKALTWDDLLKPEFKGKLQYSTPGQAGDGTAVLILLQKLLGKQGALDYLAKLQANNVGPSSSTGKLQAKVDKGELSIANGDVQMNLTTIKEKSSKFSVFFPATADGKKSTVAVPYVMGLAKGAPHQADAKKLMEFLLSAQAQKSLGTDAFAVPARAELRETPAAGSGPSPSSVLQGVELLPVDWNKVLTDLDADLAAYQKATGS, from the coding sequence GTGCGTACTTCCAACACGCAGACCCGCCTCGCACGCCGCCTGTCCCGGGCCGCGCTGCTCGTCGCCGCCGTCACCACCGTCGCGGCCACCGCGGCCTGCGGCGGCACCGGCACGGACAGCGCGAGCGGCAAGACCGTCACGGTCTATTCCGCCGACGGCGTGGGCAGCTGGTACCAGAACCAGTTCGCCGAGTTCAAGAAGCAGACCGGTATCGCGGTCAATCTGGTCGAGGCCGGTTCCGGCGAGGTCGTCAACCGGGTCGACAAAGAGCAGGCCAACCCGCAGGCCGACGTCGTCGTCACCTTGCCGCCGTTCATCCAGAAGGCGAAAGCCGCTGGGCTGCTCCAGGACAGCGGCGTGGACACCAGCGCCGTCCCGGCCGCGGACAAGGACGCCGAGGGCAAGTACGTCACGCTGGCGAACAACTACCTGTGCTTCATCGCCAACCCCGCGGTCGACGCGAAGGCACTCACCTGGGACGACCTGCTGAAGCCGGAATTCAAAGGCAAGCTGCAGTATTCGACGCCCGGCCAGGCCGGTGACGGCACCGCGGTCCTGATCCTGTTGCAGAAGCTGCTCGGCAAGCAGGGCGCACTCGACTATCTGGCCAAGTTGCAGGCCAACAATGTCGGGCCGTCCTCGTCCACCGGCAAGCTGCAGGCCAAGGTCGACAAGGGCGAGCTGAGCATCGCCAACGGCGACGTACAGATGAACCTGACCACCATCAAGGAGAAGAGCTCGAAGTTCAGCGTGTTCTTCCCGGCCACGGCCGACGGCAAGAAGTCGACCGTCGCGGTGCCGTATGTGATGGGTCTGGCCAAGGGCGCGCCGCATCAGGCCGACGCCAAGAAGCTGATGGAGTTCCTGCTCTCGGCGCAGGCGCAGAAGTCGCTCGGCACAGACGCTTTCGCGGTACCCGCGCGGGCCGAACTGCGCGAGACCCCGGCCGCCGGTTCGGGCCCCTCGCCGAGTTCGGTGCTGCAGGGCGTCGAGCTGCTGCCGGTCGACTGGAACAAGGTGCTGACGGATCTGGACGCCGACCTCGCCGCGTACCAGAAGGCCACCGGTAGCTGA
- a CDS encoding ABC transporter ATP-binding protein, giving the protein MSTGDARTKSSTSAPTGTRDVAEPAIVFDRVGVSYRSGRKTTVALADFTLRVAAGETVALLGPSGSGKSTALKALAGFVRPSSGAVRLAGRDVTELSPAKRGIGVVVQSYALFPHMTVHGNVAFGLKAQRVPRKEIGARVTEALDMVGMGAYAKRLPRELSGGQQQRVAIARALAIRPKVLLLDEPLAALDAQLRQSMLGELQQLRAALPDTAMLYVTHDQTEALALADRIAVMRDARLVDIDTAENLWRRPPSDFTAAFLGGANLLSCTVNRVSGGAALVTVGTRTLRAEAPTPVVGQENWAPDSPALLCVRPHTIRIGATADRDALRGTVTTAVWRGASTRLQLSIDGLADEVTADVPGHVETAVGAVVGVRFPDPAGVLIPRTVGASG; this is encoded by the coding sequence ATGTCCACCGGTGACGCGCGGACCAAGTCATCTACCTCTGCCCCGACCGGGACGCGGGACGTCGCCGAGCCGGCGATCGTGTTCGATCGGGTCGGCGTCAGCTATCGCAGCGGCCGCAAGACCACGGTCGCGCTGGCCGATTTCACCCTGCGTGTCGCCGCGGGGGAAACCGTCGCCCTGCTGGGACCGAGCGGTTCCGGTAAGTCGACGGCGCTCAAAGCCCTGGCCGGATTCGTCCGGCCGAGCTCGGGCGCGGTCCGGCTGGCCGGTCGCGACGTCACCGAACTCTCCCCGGCCAAGCGCGGGATCGGCGTCGTCGTGCAGTCGTACGCGCTGTTCCCGCATATGACCGTGCACGGCAATGTGGCCTTCGGGCTGAAGGCACAGCGCGTGCCGCGCAAGGAGATCGGCGCGCGGGTGACCGAGGCGCTGGACATGGTCGGCATGGGGGCCTACGCGAAGCGACTGCCCCGCGAACTGTCCGGCGGGCAGCAGCAGCGGGTGGCGATCGCCAGGGCGCTGGCCATCCGGCCCAAGGTGTTGCTGCTCGACGAACCGCTCGCCGCGCTCGACGCCCAGCTGCGCCAATCCATGCTCGGCGAATTACAGCAGTTGCGGGCCGCGCTGCCGGACACGGCCATGCTGTATGTGACCCACGACCAGACCGAGGCGCTCGCCTTGGCCGATCGCATCGCCGTCATGCGCGATGCCCGCCTGGTCGACATCGACACCGCCGAAAACCTCTGGCGTCGCCCGCCTTCCGATTTCACCGCCGCCTTCCTCGGTGGGGCGAACCTGCTGTCCTGCACCGTGAACCGGGTGTCCGGCGGCGCGGCCCTGGTCACCGTCGGTACCCGGACGCTGCGGGCGGAAGCGCCCACACCGGTTGTCGGTCAAGAGAATTGGGCCCCGGACTCGCCCGCGCTGCTGTGTGTGCGCCCGCACACCATCCGGATCGGCGCCACCGCCGACCGAGACGCGCTGCGTGGCACGGTGACCACCGCGGTGTGGCGTGGTGCCTCGACCCGCTTGCAGCTCAGCATCGACGGGCTGGCCGACGAGGTCACCGCCGATGTTCCCGGCCACGTAGAGACGGCGGTCGGCGCGGTCGTCGGGGTCCGCTTCCCTGACCCTGCCGGTGTCCTCATCCCCCGTACGGTCGGGGCGAGCGGGTGA